One Glaciihabitans arcticus DNA window includes the following coding sequences:
- a CDS encoding VOC family protein, with translation MTARIANISIHAEDPAALANFWAAVMGYPTWVSWPEDELAELRTAGMSDEEIAERAEAWDGNPNHQRFYFTRYNRERRQRNRMHIDVTPFEDRRASRLELETERDRLVALGASLEKELVGSWGPYEEYAIMMRDPEGNEFCLQ, from the coding sequence ATGACCGCACGGATCGCCAACATCTCCATCCACGCCGAAGACCCGGCCGCGCTTGCCAACTTCTGGGCGGCGGTCATGGGCTATCCGACGTGGGTCAGCTGGCCCGAAGACGAACTCGCGGAACTCCGGACGGCGGGAATGAGTGACGAGGAGATCGCCGAACGCGCCGAGGCGTGGGATGGCAACCCGAACCATCAGCGGTTCTACTTCACCCGCTACAACCGCGAGCGCCGACAGCGCAATCGAATGCACATCGACGTAACACCCTTCGAGGATCGCCGGGCCTCACGCCTCGAGCTCGAGACCGAACGTGATCGGCTTGTCGCGCTGGGCGCATCCCTCGAAAAGGAACTGGTCGGCTCCTGGGGCCCCTACGAGGAATACGCGATCATGATGCGCGACCCCGAGGGCAACGAATTTTGCCTGCAGTGA
- a CDS encoding HAD family hydrolase: MASPFAVLLDIDGTLVDSNFLHVDAWQQGFQQTGLTVPAWRIQRAIGADSSKLLDLLITSESDAVKNEAKARNSAVFETLIPRLELFAGAREFIEALASEGARVVLATSAPPEELKALLKVLDVDEHLHAVTSADDVETAKPEPDIIHVALEKGEVAGDRAVMIGDSVWDVIAAGKAGVPCIALLSGGTGRAELLEAGAVAVFDDIADLHEHAGDQPLHEFLSAL; the protein is encoded by the coding sequence ATGGCATCTCCCTTCGCAGTGCTCCTCGACATCGACGGCACACTCGTCGACTCCAACTTCCTGCACGTCGACGCGTGGCAGCAGGGTTTTCAGCAAACCGGGCTGACGGTTCCCGCCTGGCGCATCCAGCGCGCGATCGGTGCCGACTCGAGCAAGCTGCTTGACCTGCTCATCACCTCGGAGTCCGATGCTGTTAAGAACGAGGCGAAAGCGCGCAACTCCGCTGTGTTCGAGACACTGATTCCGCGCCTCGAGCTGTTCGCCGGCGCGCGGGAGTTCATCGAGGCGCTCGCAAGCGAGGGCGCGCGGGTCGTGCTCGCCACGTCCGCCCCGCCCGAGGAGCTGAAGGCGCTTCTGAAGGTTCTGGATGTCGACGAGCACCTGCACGCTGTGACCAGCGCCGACGACGTGGAGACCGCGAAGCCCGAGCCGGACATCATCCACGTTGCGCTCGAAAAGGGTGAGGTTGCTGGTGACCGGGCGGTCATGATCGGTGACTCGGTGTGGGATGTGATCGCGGCCGGCAAGGCCGGGGTGCCCTGCATCGCCCTGCTCTCGGGCGGCACCGGCCGCGCCGAACTGCTCGAGGCGGGAGCCGTCGCGGTGTTCGACGACATCGCCGACCTGCACGAGCACGCGGGCGATCAGCCACTTCACGAGTTCCTCAGCGCCCTCTGA
- a CDS encoding biopolymer transporter Tol, translating to MTKPEPQDDDHWLVINGRRWRRTDPALSDDLVEALKSHLGRGRSAVGVSRRAGDDVATAAARKRVGLAKHGLGERGPRWWDSEVEDRIARAREALAELEKLD from the coding sequence ATGACGAAGCCCGAGCCGCAGGATGACGACCACTGGCTCGTCATCAATGGACGCCGCTGGCGTCGCACCGACCCCGCGCTATCCGACGACCTCGTCGAGGCGCTGAAGTCCCACCTGGGGCGGGGTCGCTCCGCCGTCGGGGTGTCTCGTCGCGCGGGTGACGACGTGGCGACCGCTGCAGCGCGCAAGCGGGTCGGCCTCGCGAAGCACGGGCTGGGCGAGCGCGGTCCGCGCTGGTGGGATTCCGAGGTCGAGGACCGCATAGCGCGAGCGCGTGAGGCGCTCGCCGAGCTGGAGAAGCTCGACTAG
- a CDS encoding cryptochrome/photolyase family protein, protein MSERTRWLFAGQLGERFDDGARVLIIEARSVFARRPMHRAKAHLILSAMRHRVRELGDRVEFHQVERYADVVDGRDDLEVIDPTSWSARRFVRERGIHVLPSRGFVTNEEDFRTWAQSRGNARLLMEDFYRDMRARTGILMNGPDPVGGTWNYDHDNRQPPPKAPTLGLAPWWPEEDDIDADVRADLDRWVAEGAVTLVGDDGPRRFAATGAEARLALDDFLSYRLPDFGPYEDAMLQGDWTMAHSLLSAPMNLGLLDPREVVDAAEARYRAGDAPLNSVEGFVRQISGWRDYVWHLYWHLGEGYPTRSNYLNATTPLPEAFLQLDPDLITANCLRETIDGMRRHGWAHHIQRLMVLGNWSLQHGYDPVALNNWFVDMFVDGTPWVMPANVIGMSQHADGGIVATKPYAAGGAYISRMSDYCGGCRFDPKVRVGENACPFTAGYWAFLDRNESRLAGNHRMAQPLAGLRRLADREAVVDQERRREEW, encoded by the coding sequence GTGAGCGAGCGCACGAGGTGGCTGTTCGCCGGGCAGCTTGGGGAGCGGTTCGATGACGGCGCCCGCGTCCTCATCATCGAGGCGAGGTCGGTGTTCGCGCGGCGCCCGATGCACCGCGCGAAGGCGCACCTGATCCTCTCTGCGATGCGGCACCGGGTGCGCGAGCTCGGAGACCGGGTCGAGTTCCACCAGGTCGAGCGGTACGCCGATGTCGTTGATGGGCGGGATGACCTCGAGGTCATCGACCCGACGTCGTGGAGCGCGCGGCGCTTCGTTCGCGAGCGCGGTATCCACGTGCTGCCGAGTCGCGGGTTCGTCACCAACGAGGAGGACTTTCGCACCTGGGCGCAGTCGCGCGGCAACGCCCGCCTGCTGATGGAGGACTTCTACCGGGACATGCGCGCGCGTACCGGCATCCTCATGAATGGGCCCGACCCGGTGGGCGGCACCTGGAATTACGACCACGACAACCGGCAGCCCCCACCCAAGGCGCCGACACTCGGGCTGGCGCCGTGGTGGCCCGAGGAGGACGACATCGACGCCGATGTGCGAGCCGACCTCGATCGCTGGGTCGCCGAAGGCGCGGTGACGCTCGTCGGCGACGACGGCCCGCGACGCTTCGCCGCGACCGGAGCCGAGGCCCGGCTCGCGCTCGACGACTTCCTCAGCTACCGGCTGCCCGACTTCGGCCCGTACGAAGACGCGATGCTGCAGGGTGACTGGACCATGGCGCACTCGCTGCTCAGCGCGCCGATGAACCTCGGCCTGCTCGACCCGCGCGAGGTGGTCGATGCCGCAGAGGCGCGCTATCGCGCAGGGGACGCGCCGCTCAACAGCGTCGAGGGCTTCGTCCGGCAGATCTCGGGATGGCGTGACTACGTCTGGCACCTGTACTGGCATCTTGGCGAGGGCTACCCGACGCGCTCCAATTACCTGAACGCCACAACGCCACTGCCCGAGGCCTTCCTCCAACTGGACCCCGACCTGATCACCGCCAACTGCCTGCGAGAGACGATCGACGGGATGCGCCGGCACGGGTGGGCTCACCACATCCAGCGCCTCATGGTGCTCGGAAACTGGTCGCTGCAGCATGGCTACGACCCGGTCGCCCTCAACAACTGGTTCGTCGACATGTTCGTCGACGGCACACCCTGGGTCATGCCGGCCAATGTGATCGGGATGTCGCAGCACGCCGACGGCGGCATCGTTGCGACGAAGCCCTACGCGGCGGGCGGTGCGTACATCTCGCGCATGTCGGACTACTGCGGCGGCTGCCGCTTCGACCCCAAAGTGCGTGTCGGCGAGAACGCCTGCCCGTTCACGGCCGGCTACTGGGCCTTCCTCGACCGCAACGAGTCCCGGCTGGCAGGCAATCACCGCATGGCCCAGCCCCTCGCCGGGCTGCGGCGACTGGCGGATCGCGAGGCGGTCGTCGACCAGGAGCGCCGCCGCGAGGAGTGGTGA
- a CDS encoding DUF3253 domain-containing protein: MTDQHEEDAALEAAILELLAKRAVGATICPSDAARAVRPEGWRELMEPARLAARRLVADGTVTITQGGNPIDPTTIHGPIRIRLNP; this comes from the coding sequence ATGACTGACCAGCACGAAGAGGATGCCGCTCTCGAAGCCGCGATCCTCGAGCTGCTCGCGAAGCGCGCGGTGGGCGCCACGATCTGCCCGTCCGATGCCGCGCGAGCCGTTCGTCCCGAGGGCTGGCGAGAGCTCATGGAGCCGGCACGCCTGGCCGCGCGGCGGCTGGTCGCCGACGGAACCGTCACCATCACCCAGGGCGGCAATCCCATCGACCCGACGACGATTCACGGGCCGATCCGCATTCGACTGAACCCGTGA
- a CDS encoding GAF domain-containing protein, translating into MSTFENLDFPDAPRSDLERTINELVVSAQRVLATQGRLRHLLDANRSVVEELDLEQVLRRIVEAAVTLVGAQFGALGVIAPDGLLEQFIHVGIPDSDAQTIGHLPRGHGILGAVVSAAAPIRLDKLGADSRSSGFPAHHPVMDGFLGVPIRVRGEVYGNLYLTNPAAGAFSQEDEDLVTALAATAGIAIDNARLFDETRRRQRWSAATAAVTSALLAEPAVDVLELIVEHVASAVDADRVYVVTDDSALEHGPTLLLSFSATGLPIGLITIAREVGAPAYGAAETEMATEFAAQASLAIELARARVDSVQLELVQDRNRIARDLHDHVIQRLFASGLTLQSMVGRVPSDLRGELGDQVDAIDSAIAQIRTAVFTLGSRSIAGPPGLRSRILEVVSELTPHLAATPRLTFGGPVDLMIDGDFAADVIAVVREGLSNIARHAAAVDSSIDVSVSGATVVVRIEDDGVGVPQGTSRSSGTANLADRAARYGGTFALDPRAPRGTLLIWTAPITGDP; encoded by the coding sequence GTGAGCACATTCGAGAACCTCGACTTCCCCGACGCCCCCCGGTCGGATCTCGAGCGCACGATCAACGAACTCGTCGTGAGCGCACAGAGGGTTCTCGCCACCCAGGGCCGGCTGCGGCACCTGCTTGACGCCAACCGATCGGTCGTCGAGGAGCTCGACCTCGAACAGGTTCTCCGGCGCATCGTGGAAGCGGCTGTCACACTCGTCGGCGCCCAATTCGGCGCGCTCGGCGTCATCGCGCCTGATGGTCTTCTGGAGCAGTTCATCCACGTAGGCATTCCCGACAGCGACGCGCAGACCATCGGGCACCTGCCGCGAGGCCACGGCATCCTCGGTGCCGTGGTTAGTGCGGCGGCGCCCATTCGACTCGACAAGCTCGGGGCGGACTCGCGATCATCGGGGTTCCCCGCACATCATCCGGTGATGGATGGATTTCTCGGCGTCCCGATTCGCGTGCGCGGCGAGGTCTACGGCAACCTCTACCTCACCAACCCGGCCGCGGGCGCCTTCAGCCAGGAAGACGAGGATCTGGTCACGGCGCTCGCGGCGACCGCGGGCATCGCCATCGACAATGCACGACTGTTCGACGAGACACGACGACGCCAACGGTGGAGTGCTGCCACGGCTGCGGTGACCTCCGCGCTTCTGGCCGAGCCAGCGGTCGATGTGCTCGAGTTGATCGTCGAACACGTGGCGTCGGCGGTGGATGCGGATCGCGTGTATGTGGTCACCGATGATTCCGCCCTCGAGCACGGCCCCACCCTTCTTCTCTCCTTCTCCGCGACCGGACTCCCCATCGGTCTCATCACTATCGCTCGAGAGGTCGGAGCGCCGGCTTACGGCGCGGCCGAGACCGAGATGGCCACGGAATTCGCCGCGCAGGCGAGCCTCGCGATCGAGCTGGCTCGCGCTCGGGTCGATTCCGTGCAGTTGGAACTCGTACAAGACCGCAACCGGATCGCACGCGACCTGCACGACCATGTCATCCAGCGACTGTTCGCCTCAGGGCTCACCCTCCAATCCATGGTAGGCAGAGTGCCGTCGGATCTCCGCGGCGAGCTCGGAGACCAGGTGGACGCCATCGACTCCGCAATCGCGCAGATCCGCACCGCGGTGTTCACCCTCGGGTCGCGCTCGATCGCCGGGCCCCCGGGGCTGCGGAGCCGTATCCTCGAGGTCGTCAGCGAACTGACGCCGCATCTCGCGGCAACCCCGCGACTCACCTTCGGTGGCCCGGTCGACCTCATGATCGACGGGGATTTCGCCGCCGACGTCATCGCTGTCGTTCGCGAGGGCCTCAGCAACATCGCCCGGCACGCGGCCGCGGTCGACTCCAGCATCGACGTCTCGGTCTCGGGCGCGACCGTAGTCGTTCGCATCGAGGACGACGGTGTGGGCGTCCCGCAGGGCACCTCGCGTTCGAGTGGCACAGCGAACCTCGCTGATCGTGCCGCACGCTATGGCGGCACCTTCGCCCTTGATCCGCGCGCGCCGCGCGGCACGCTTCTCATCTGGACCGCTCCGATCACCGGTGACCCGTGA
- a CDS encoding response regulator, with protein MIRVFLVDDHEIVRRGIAGIIDAAADLEVVGESGSVRGTLGRVAATLPDVVVLDVQLGDGNGVDLCRDIRSAFPDIACLMLTAFDDDDASRLAVLAGAAGYVLKDIRGRNLLDGIRVVAAGRSLLAPGLRDRVAAELHRPSPSDPTGVDLTLRESQVLQLIADGLTNRQIGERLELAEKTVKNYVSALLAKLGMERRTQAAVYGARLGDERL; from the coding sequence GTGATCCGTGTTTTCCTCGTCGATGACCACGAGATCGTGCGTCGGGGGATCGCCGGAATCATCGATGCGGCAGCCGACCTCGAAGTCGTCGGGGAGTCAGGTTCGGTTCGCGGCACCCTTGGCAGGGTCGCCGCGACGCTACCCGACGTCGTGGTGCTTGATGTGCAACTCGGCGACGGCAATGGAGTCGACCTCTGCCGCGATATCCGCTCGGCTTTCCCGGACATCGCCTGCCTGATGCTCACGGCTTTCGACGATGATGACGCGAGCCGTCTGGCGGTCCTCGCCGGCGCTGCGGGATACGTGCTGAAGGACATTCGGGGCAGGAACCTGCTGGATGGGATCCGGGTTGTAGCCGCCGGCCGGTCACTGCTCGCACCGGGTCTTCGCGATCGAGTCGCTGCCGAGTTGCATCGGCCGTCTCCCTCAGACCCGACCGGTGTGGACCTGACGCTGCGCGAGAGCCAGGTGCTGCAGCTCATCGCCGACGGACTCACCAACAGGCAGATCGGCGAGCGACTGGAGCTTGCCGAGAAAACCGTCAAGAACTACGTCTCAGCTCTGCTCGCGAAGCTCGGCATGGAGCGACGTACCCAGGCCGCGGTCTACGGTGCGCGGCTTGGGGACGAACGCCTCTAG
- a CDS encoding pyridoxamine 5'-phosphate oxidase family protein, with protein MQVSAANTELLSEAECWNNLHSVGLGRLATGAKGMVDIFPVNYLVHDGAILFRSAPGTKLVNLTAAPAVAFEADGFDGRWHWSVVIHGRATRLSEEADIVESGVMKLVSWSSAPKYNYVRITPTDITGIRIDRFVFPRTSLAG; from the coding sequence ATGCAGGTCAGTGCCGCCAACACCGAGCTGCTGTCGGAGGCGGAGTGCTGGAACAACCTGCATTCCGTCGGGCTCGGCCGGCTCGCAACCGGCGCCAAGGGGATGGTCGACATTTTTCCTGTCAACTATCTCGTGCACGACGGGGCGATCCTATTCCGCTCCGCCCCCGGCACGAAGCTCGTCAATCTCACCGCAGCCCCGGCCGTGGCCTTTGAGGCTGACGGATTCGACGGGAGGTGGCACTGGAGCGTTGTGATCCACGGCAGGGCGACGCGTCTCTCCGAAGAGGCCGACATCGTCGAATCCGGAGTAATGAAGCTCGTGTCGTGGAGCTCGGCGCCGAAATACAACTACGTTCGCATCACTCCGACGGACATCACGGGAATCCGGATCGACCGTTTCGTCTTTCCCCGCACGAGTCTTGCCGGGTGA
- a CDS encoding DoxX family protein, with amino-acid sequence MTATFATTSMPITAAAAIVRPRTETASRYTLATLRLATGFIFLWAFLDKTFGLGFSTPIERAWINGGTPSQGFLMSEAVTGPLKGFFASIASPLTDVLFMAGMLGIGLAVMLGVGLRISAIAGTVIMVLMYLAEWPFTAYASSTNPLVDYHLIYALALIVVAATAAGDTWGLGKIWKTLPVVRTQNWLR; translated from the coding sequence ATGACCGCAACATTTGCCACAACGTCCATGCCGATAACGGCCGCCGCCGCTATCGTCCGACCACGCACCGAGACCGCGTCGCGCTACACTCTCGCCACGCTCCGTCTCGCCACCGGCTTCATCTTCCTGTGGGCTTTCCTCGACAAGACTTTCGGTCTCGGCTTCTCGACGCCCATCGAGCGCGCCTGGATCAACGGCGGCACACCCAGCCAGGGCTTCCTCATGAGCGAGGCGGTCACGGGGCCCCTCAAGGGCTTCTTCGCGAGCATCGCGAGTCCCCTGACCGATGTGCTGTTTATGGCAGGGATGCTGGGCATCGGCCTCGCGGTCATGCTCGGAGTGGGTCTGCGCATCAGTGCGATTGCGGGCACGGTGATCATGGTGCTGATGTATCTCGCCGAATGGCCCTTCACGGCTTACGCGTCATCCACCAACCCTCTCGTCGACTACCACCTGATCTACGCGCTCGCACTCATCGTGGTGGCTGCGACAGCCGCCGGTGACACCTGGGGGCTCGGAAAGATCTGGAAGACCCTTCCCGTAGTGCGCACGCAGAACTGGCTTCGCTGA
- a CDS encoding VIT1/CCC1 transporter family protein, producing the protein MTAAPRPASHANESHDSGLAGRLNWLRAGVLGANDGIVSVAAIVVGVAGATSTLGPIVTAGTAGLVGGAISMALGEYVSVSSQRDSQRALIAMERRELVDQPEEELVELAQLYEAKGLSRETARAVATELTAHDALSAHLEAELGISETDVVSAWQAAGASAAAFLIGAALPMLAILLPPADVRIPVTFAAVLLALAVTGATSARIGGSPVMRSTFRVVVGGGIALAATFLAGSLLGNTVIS; encoded by the coding sequence ATGACCGCAGCACCCAGGCCCGCGTCCCACGCGAACGAATCGCACGATTCCGGTCTCGCCGGACGACTCAACTGGCTTCGCGCCGGGGTTCTCGGTGCGAATGACGGCATTGTCTCGGTTGCCGCCATCGTCGTAGGTGTGGCAGGAGCGACGTCGACCCTTGGTCCGATCGTCACGGCGGGCACGGCCGGCCTCGTGGGCGGTGCAATCTCCATGGCCCTGGGGGAATACGTCTCGGTGAGCAGCCAGCGAGACAGCCAGCGCGCGCTGATCGCGATGGAGCGCCGCGAACTCGTCGACCAGCCGGAGGAGGAACTCGTCGAGCTCGCCCAGCTCTACGAAGCGAAAGGGCTCTCCCGAGAAACAGCGAGGGCGGTCGCCACAGAGTTGACGGCTCACGACGCTTTGAGCGCACACCTCGAGGCTGAGCTTGGAATCAGTGAAACCGATGTCGTGAGCGCATGGCAGGCGGCAGGCGCGTCAGCAGCGGCATTCCTCATCGGGGCAGCTCTTCCGATGCTCGCAATCCTTCTTCCCCCCGCAGATGTGCGGATTCCGGTCACGTTCGCGGCCGTGCTACTGGCGCTCGCCGTCACGGGAGCGACGAGCGCCCGTATCGGTGGAAGCCCCGTTATGCGCTCGACCTTCCGTGTGGTCGTGGGTGGCGGAATCGCACTAGCGGCGACATTCCTGGCCGGTTCGCTCCTCGGAAACACCGTCATCTCATGA
- a CDS encoding DMT family transporter has protein sequence MNRRALLLFAALGLAWGIPYLFIKIAVAELEPAMVVLARSGLAAILLLPLAFYRREVWVVIKRWKPMLAYTIIEIVVPWYFLSSAERNLPSSTAGLLLAAVPLAGVAIAFFMGRPAKLSGLNWLGIVIGMIGVAALVGLDVGGSDLPSVLEMAIVVIGYALGPAILSRYMPDLPGVGVVAVSLAGAAIFYVPVVLLTGAWPTAMPSTEVIVAIVVLAVICSALAFVLMIALISEIGPVRTTAITYVNPAVAILAGVVVLNERITVWTIIGFVLVLSGSYLVTRHQREVVPVAGPEEASARLE, from the coding sequence GTGAATCGCCGCGCCCTCCTCCTCTTCGCCGCCCTCGGGCTGGCCTGGGGCATCCCGTACCTGTTCATCAAGATCGCCGTGGCGGAGCTTGAGCCGGCCATGGTGGTGCTGGCGCGCTCGGGACTCGCGGCCATCCTTTTGCTGCCTCTCGCGTTCTATCGTCGCGAGGTCTGGGTCGTGATCAAGCGCTGGAAGCCGATGCTCGCGTACACGATCATCGAGATCGTGGTGCCGTGGTACTTCCTGAGTTCGGCCGAACGCAACCTGCCCAGCTCGACGGCCGGGCTGCTGCTCGCCGCCGTTCCGCTCGCCGGTGTCGCGATCGCTTTCTTCATGGGTCGGCCCGCAAAGCTGTCGGGTCTCAACTGGCTCGGCATCGTGATCGGGATGATCGGGGTCGCTGCCCTCGTCGGCCTCGATGTCGGCGGGTCCGACCTCCCCAGCGTGCTCGAGATGGCCATTGTGGTCATCGGTTACGCGCTCGGTCCGGCGATCCTCTCGCGGTACATGCCCGACCTCCCCGGAGTCGGGGTCGTGGCGGTATCCCTCGCCGGGGCCGCGATCTTCTACGTGCCGGTCGTACTGCTGACGGGCGCATGGCCGACCGCGATGCCGTCGACCGAGGTCATCGTCGCGATCGTCGTGCTGGCCGTGATCTGCAGCGCCCTCGCCTTTGTGCTCATGATCGCCCTCATCTCCGAGATCGGGCCGGTCAGGACGACGGCCATCACCTACGTCAATCCGGCCGTCGCCATTCTTGCGGGGGTGGTCGTGCTGAATGAGCGCATCACCGTGTGGACGATCATCGGGTTCGTGCTGGTGCTCTCGGGTTCCTACCTGGTCACGCGTCACCAACGCGAAGTCGTGCCCGTGGCCGGACCGGAAGAGGCATCCGCGCGGTTGGAGTAG
- a CDS encoding VOC family protein codes for MDDESQYPQIQPLEFHASPGVEDWRVLFWGAQAFYSTTSFVQGAEFVSAIAEISTRIGHNPDVDLRAEGVTVRTASQRNGALSHKDAELAAAISEAAHGLGLEADPSRLMFIGIAIAQDTDVDTRPFWEAITGYDRLLDEDLIDPLRRGPHLWFHELNSPRPGRGRTHIDVSVPADQAEKRVQAAVAAGGRIVNDTYAPKWWTLASPDNHGVDVAGWADSQA; via the coding sequence ATGGACGACGAATCGCAGTATCCGCAGATCCAGCCGCTGGAGTTTCACGCCAGCCCGGGAGTCGAAGACTGGCGCGTGCTGTTCTGGGGCGCGCAGGCCTTCTACTCGACCACCTCGTTTGTGCAGGGTGCCGAGTTCGTCTCAGCCATCGCCGAGATCTCGACGCGCATCGGTCACAACCCCGACGTCGACCTGCGTGCGGAGGGTGTCACCGTGCGCACCGCCTCCCAGCGCAATGGCGCGCTCAGCCACAAGGACGCCGAGCTCGCCGCCGCCATCAGCGAAGCGGCCCACGGGCTGGGCTTGGAGGCCGACCCGAGCAGGCTTATGTTCATCGGCATCGCCATCGCGCAGGACACCGACGTCGACACTCGCCCCTTCTGGGAGGCGATCACCGGCTACGACCGCCTGCTCGATGAGGACCTGATCGACCCACTCCGTCGTGGGCCGCACCTGTGGTTCCACGAACTGAACTCCCCGAGGCCGGGTCGCGGGCGCACGCACATCGACGTGTCCGTGCCGGCCGACCAGGCCGAGAAGCGGGTGCAGGCAGCCGTGGCGGCGGGCGGGCGCATCGTCAACGACACGTACGCCCCCAAGTGGTGGACTCTCGCCTCCCCCGACAATCACGGGGTCGACGTGGCGGGCTGGGCCGACTCGCAGGCCTGA
- a CDS encoding MmcQ/YjbR family DNA-binding protein, with translation MATWDDVSRLALSLPRVVEGSDTNGLKWEISRRYFAYERPVRRRDLEELGDAMPTGDLLGVLVPDLADKLGLIGSDPEVFFTMPRYAEYPAVLVILDRVSLDQLNEVLIEAWLCRAPKRLAAEYLAGR, from the coding sequence ATGGCGACGTGGGATGACGTGAGCAGGCTCGCCCTCTCCCTGCCCCGCGTGGTCGAGGGATCGGACACCAATGGCCTCAAGTGGGAGATCAGCCGCAGGTACTTCGCATACGAGCGGCCCGTGCGCAGGCGCGACCTGGAGGAACTCGGCGACGCGATGCCCACCGGCGACCTGCTCGGCGTGCTCGTACCCGACCTCGCGGACAAGCTCGGGCTCATCGGCAGCGATCCCGAGGTGTTCTTCACCATGCCGCGCTACGCCGAGTATCCTGCAGTGCTCGTAATTCTCGACAGGGTGAGCCTTGACCAGTTGAACGAGGTGCTCATCGAGGCGTGGCTCTGCCGGGCGCCCAAGCGACTCGCGGCCGAGTACCTGGCCGGCCGGTAA
- a CDS encoding MarR family winged helix-turn-helix transcriptional regulator — MTDALDGEDLATWSTLATVLEWLPPALDAQLQRDAELTHFEYGILFALATAPDRTLRMSVLAGFANSSLSRLSRAVLRLEKRGWVARTPDPSDGRSTLAALTESGLERYELASPGHAETVRRLVLDTLTRAQARQLREISRRISSAIRDEEGWQPPLP, encoded by the coding sequence ATGACTGATGCACTGGATGGCGAGGACCTCGCGACCTGGTCGACCCTCGCGACGGTGCTCGAGTGGCTGCCGCCCGCCCTCGACGCGCAGCTGCAGCGCGACGCCGAGCTCACCCATTTCGAGTACGGCATTCTGTTCGCCCTCGCCACTGCCCCCGACCGCACGCTGCGCATGAGCGTGCTCGCCGGTTTCGCCAACAGTTCCCTGTCCCGTCTGTCGCGCGCGGTGCTTCGGTTAGAGAAGCGCGGTTGGGTGGCCCGAACCCCCGATCCGTCCGACGGCCGATCAACCCTGGCCGCGCTCACCGAGTCCGGATTGGAGCGCTACGAGCTGGCGAGTCCGGGGCACGCCGAGACCGTTCGCCGCCTCGTGCTCGATACCCTCACCCGGGCACAGGCGCGCCAGCTGCGCGAAATCTCGCGACGCATCAGCTCCGCCATTCGCGATGAAGAGGGCTGGCAGCCTCCCCTCCCCTGA
- a CDS encoding SDR family NAD(P)-dependent oxidoreductase, whose amino-acid sequence MDLQATGKRAFVSGSTQGIGYAIAEALLGEGVDVVINGRTEARVREAVARLRLGHPEAVVSGLAADFADPSQVQAILGALGDVDILVNNVGLFEVTPFDAIVDDDWQRYLEVNLMSAVRLSRHVLPGMLNRGWGRVIMVASESGVNVPADMVHYGVTKAGLIALGNGLAKLTRGTEVTVNTILGGPTYSDGVAAAVEQIATAQGMAADDLKGAIAAGNQTSLVQRFLEPGEIANLALYLASPRSSATNGAALRADGGVLTTMF is encoded by the coding sequence ATGGACCTGCAAGCGACCGGCAAGCGCGCCTTTGTGAGTGGCTCGACCCAGGGGATCGGCTACGCGATCGCCGAGGCCCTCCTCGGAGAGGGCGTCGACGTGGTGATCAACGGGCGAACGGAGGCCCGGGTGCGTGAGGCGGTAGCAAGGCTGCGGCTGGGACATCCCGAAGCAGTGGTGTCGGGTCTCGCCGCAGACTTCGCAGACCCGTCACAGGTGCAGGCGATCCTGGGCGCGCTGGGCGACGTCGACATCCTGGTCAACAACGTCGGGTTGTTCGAGGTGACGCCGTTCGATGCGATTGTGGATGACGACTGGCAGCGCTACCTCGAAGTGAACCTCATGAGCGCGGTGCGGCTGTCGCGACACGTGCTGCCCGGCATGCTCAACCGCGGCTGGGGTCGGGTGATCATGGTCGCGAGTGAGTCGGGCGTGAACGTTCCCGCCGACATGGTGCACTACGGCGTGACCAAGGCGGGTCTGATCGCGCTCGGCAACGGCCTCGCGAAGCTGACCCGTGGCACGGAAGTCACGGTCAACACGATCCTCGGAGGGCCGACCTACTCCGATGGCGTCGCGGCAGCCGTCGAACAAATCGCCACAGCGCAGGGCATGGCCGCCGACGACCTCAAGGGTGCTATCGCCGCCGGCAACCAGACTTCGCTCGTGCAGCGCTTCCTCGAGCCGGGTGAGATCGCGAACCTCGCGCTATACCTCGCAAGCCCGCGGTCGTCGGCGACTAACGGCGCCGCCCTCCGCGCCGACGGCGGCGTTCTCACGACAATGTTCTAG